One stretch of Hemibagrus wyckioides isolate EC202008001 linkage group LG01, SWU_Hwy_1.0, whole genome shotgun sequence DNA includes these proteins:
- the si:ch211-154o6.3 gene encoding uncharacterized protein si:ch211-154o6.3 isoform X2, which translates to MGEVRKLQKKLRQIENLELKVSLTPEEAVKVSKKAELRSRLAELLLQLSGPQQTQYIVGEEGDKMKRQVESRTEHHTDHTPAVKLARKDHQETEDKTKSGAEQEIKERETGIQSQKLPDPDAEFSSLKALWEKAKFRLRTLKGHSDIITCVAAVDNLVISGSRDTTVKVWHVPTATEQRNLGGHSGGVTCLSTPPAEYCRKLASALHLSEKERFIISGSTDCCVRIWTLSSGQCVKSIYTFNAVTSLCVIAEWEGYIVTGSDAGKLQVWDWLSQENRQSVNVHLDAVTTLQSHGPLVFSASTDGSVCVWEVYDGAAEPLKQIQHWGSEVTGCSRIDDVTGKLRLSARGDHIFLANGRSSIRVLNWRTGTMRRLTNHSSTAGVTDCVNQIPGLLVASCFDLTSGGNTLNLFSLPECRYLVSLTSSDLSRILCFAAWLTPSGGHRWVTGGRDLTVWEQLPGNGKKRGDVNAKRDSRLDGLLAESDGDSQEESDDDDDDHDDDEDSTITDAEEVSGSSWLRCVLQ; encoded by the exons GTCTCAAAGAAGGCGGAGCTTCGCAGCAGATTGGCTGAGCTCCTGCTGCAACTTTCTGGCCCGCAGCAAACCCAATATATTGTGGGCGAAGAGGGGGATAAAATGAAAAGACAAGT agagagcagaaccgagcatcacactgatcacactccgGCTGTGAAGCTAGCACGTAAAGACCACCAGGAGACAGAGGATAAAACAAAAAGTGGAGCAGAGCAGgagataaaagagagagagactggaataCAAAGCCAGAAGCTTCCAGACCCAG ACGCTGAATTCTCATCTCTTAAAGCATTGTGGGAAAAGGCCAAGTTTCGCCTCAGGACTCTAAAAGgtcacagtgacatcatcactTGTGTAGCTGCCGTGGACAACCTTGTGATTTCTGGAAG TCGTGATACCACAGTGAAGGTGTGGCACGTTCCCACGGCAACGGAGCAGCGCAATCTCGGAGGTCACAGCGGCGGCGTCACTTGTCTAAGTACACCACCTGCAGAATACTGCAGGAAattag CATCTGCTCTGCATCTGTCTGAGAAGGAAAGGTTTATCATAAGTGGCTCTACCGACTGCTGTGTACGAATATGGACTCTGAGCTCTG GCCAGTGCGTGAAATCAATCTACACTTTTAATGCTGTCACAAGCCTGTGCGTCATAGCGGAGTGGGAGGGCTACATTGTGACAGGCTCAG ATGCTGGGAAGCTGCAGGTGTGGGACTGGCTCTCTCAGGAGAACCGTCAATCAGTCAACGTGCACCTGGATGCTGTCACGACACTACAG TCCCATGGTCCTCTGGTGTTCAGTGCCTCGACCGACgggagcgtgtgtgtatgggagGTGTATGATGGAGCAGCAGAGCCCCTAAAACAGATCCAGCACTGGGGGTCAGAGGTGACTGGCTGCAGCAGGATTGATGATGTCACTGGGAAGCTGAGACTGAGTGCCCGAGGCGACCACATATTCCTGGCTAATGGGAGATCCAGCATCCGTGTGCTCAACTGGAGAACAG GCACAATGAGGCGATTGACCAATCACAGCAGCACTGCTGGCGTCACAGATTGTGTCAATCAAATACCAGGGCTTCTAGTTGCCTCGTGCTTTGACCTCACCAGTGGTGGGAATACTCTGAACT tgttttcTCTTCCCGAATGCAGGTACCTTGTCTCACTCACCAGCTCAGATTTATCACGGATCCTGTGTTTTGCAGCATGGCTCACACCAAGTGGGGGTCATCGCTGGGTGACAGGTGGCCGTGACCTCACAGTTTGGGAACAACTTccaggaaatggaaaaaaaag AGGTGACGTGAACGCGAAGCGAGACAGCCGATTGGACGGTTTGCTTGCGGAGTCTGACGGAGACTCGCAGGAGGAGAGTGAtg atgacgatgatgatcatgatgatgatgaagactccACCATTACCGATGCAGAAGAGGTGTCCGGATCGTCGTGGTTACGCTGCGTcctgcagtga
- the si:ch211-154o6.3 gene encoding uncharacterized protein si:ch211-154o6.3 isoform X1 translates to MGEVRKLQKKLRQIENLELKVSLTPEEAVKVSKKAELRSRLAELLLQLSGPQQTQYIVGEEGDKMKRQVESRTEHHTDHTPAVKLARKDHQETEDKTKSGAEQEIKERETGIQSQKLPDPDAEFSSLKALWEKAKFRLRTLKGHSDIITCVAAVDNLVISGSRDTTVKVWHVPTATEQRNLGGHSGGVTCLSTPPAEYCRKLASALHLSEKERFIISGSTDCCVRIWTLSSGQCVKSIYTFNAVTSLCVIAEWEGYIVTGSDAGKLQVWDWLSQENRQSVNVHLDAVTTLQSHGPLVFSASTDGSVCVWEVYDGAAEPLKQIQHWGSEVTGCSRIDDVTGKLRLSARGDHIFLANGRSSIRVLNWRTGTMRRLTNHSSTAGVTDCVNQIPGLLVASCFDLTSGGNTLNLFSLPECRYLVSLTSSDLSRILCFAAWLTPSGGHRWVTGGRDLTVWEQLPGNGKKRGDVNAKRDSRLDGLLAESDGDSQEESDEDDDDDHDDDEDSTITDAEEVSGSSWLRCVLQ, encoded by the exons GTCTCAAAGAAGGCGGAGCTTCGCAGCAGATTGGCTGAGCTCCTGCTGCAACTTTCTGGCCCGCAGCAAACCCAATATATTGTGGGCGAAGAGGGGGATAAAATGAAAAGACAAGT agagagcagaaccgagcatcacactgatcacactccgGCTGTGAAGCTAGCACGTAAAGACCACCAGGAGACAGAGGATAAAACAAAAAGTGGAGCAGAGCAGgagataaaagagagagagactggaataCAAAGCCAGAAGCTTCCAGACCCAG ACGCTGAATTCTCATCTCTTAAAGCATTGTGGGAAAAGGCCAAGTTTCGCCTCAGGACTCTAAAAGgtcacagtgacatcatcactTGTGTAGCTGCCGTGGACAACCTTGTGATTTCTGGAAG TCGTGATACCACAGTGAAGGTGTGGCACGTTCCCACGGCAACGGAGCAGCGCAATCTCGGAGGTCACAGCGGCGGCGTCACTTGTCTAAGTACACCACCTGCAGAATACTGCAGGAAattag CATCTGCTCTGCATCTGTCTGAGAAGGAAAGGTTTATCATAAGTGGCTCTACCGACTGCTGTGTACGAATATGGACTCTGAGCTCTG GCCAGTGCGTGAAATCAATCTACACTTTTAATGCTGTCACAAGCCTGTGCGTCATAGCGGAGTGGGAGGGCTACATTGTGACAGGCTCAG ATGCTGGGAAGCTGCAGGTGTGGGACTGGCTCTCTCAGGAGAACCGTCAATCAGTCAACGTGCACCTGGATGCTGTCACGACACTACAG TCCCATGGTCCTCTGGTGTTCAGTGCCTCGACCGACgggagcgtgtgtgtatgggagGTGTATGATGGAGCAGCAGAGCCCCTAAAACAGATCCAGCACTGGGGGTCAGAGGTGACTGGCTGCAGCAGGATTGATGATGTCACTGGGAAGCTGAGACTGAGTGCCCGAGGCGACCACATATTCCTGGCTAATGGGAGATCCAGCATCCGTGTGCTCAACTGGAGAACAG GCACAATGAGGCGATTGACCAATCACAGCAGCACTGCTGGCGTCACAGATTGTGTCAATCAAATACCAGGGCTTCTAGTTGCCTCGTGCTTTGACCTCACCAGTGGTGGGAATACTCTGAACT tgttttcTCTTCCCGAATGCAGGTACCTTGTCTCACTCACCAGCTCAGATTTATCACGGATCCTGTGTTTTGCAGCATGGCTCACACCAAGTGGGGGTCATCGCTGGGTGACAGGTGGCCGTGACCTCACAGTTTGGGAACAACTTccaggaaatggaaaaaaaag AGGTGACGTGAACGCGAAGCGAGACAGCCGATTGGACGGTTTGCTTGCGGAGTCTGACGGAGACTCGCAGGAGGAGAGTGAtg aagatgacgatgatgatcatgatgatgatgaagactccACCATTACCGATGCAGAAGAGGTGTCCGGATCGTCGTGGTTACGCTGCGTcctgcagtga